The sequence AGCAAATTACAAAATATCCAAAAATAGATGAACTTGAAGTTCTTGCAGTAAAAACAAGGTTAGAAGAGTTTAAAGAGCGAATATCAAAAGGTGAAAACTTTGCAGCCTTGGCAGTGCTTTATAGCGCTGATGTAAATACAGCAAAACGCGGGGGAGAAATAGGCTATGTTGGTCGTGGAGATCTTGTTCCCGAATTTGCAGCCGTAGCTTTCAAACTGCAAAAAGGAGAAGTGTCAAGAATTGTAAAAACGGAATATGGATATCATATAATCCAAATGATTGATAAAAAAGGCGAAAAAATTAATGTTAGACACATTTTATTAACTCCGAAAATTAAGCCAGAAGAAAAGGTCGCAGCATACGATTTTTTAGACAGTGTAAGAAATCTTTTACTCGCCGACTCATTGAATTTTGAAGATGCCGTAGCGAAATACACAGACGACAAAGACACAAAGAACGGAGGTGGTTTTATTCTTAATATGAAAGATAACTCTATTAGATTTGAACAAACACAAGTTCACTCTTCAATAGCATTTGCTGTAAAAGACAAACCCGAAGGGTACATTACCGAACCATTTGAAACTACCGATCAAAACAATAAAACTGTATATAAAATTGTAAAAATCAGGAGAAAGATAGAATCACATCCTGCCAATCTTACTGAAGATTATCAGTATATCCAAGAAATGGCTTTAAATAAAAAACGTGAAGAACATATTGGTAATTGGATAAACGACAAAAAATCAACAACATATATAAAAATTGGAGAAGAATATCATAATTGCGATTTTCAATTTCCGTGGATAGACTCTGA is a genomic window of Bacteroidales bacterium containing:
- a CDS encoding peptidylprolyl isomerase, with amino-acid sequence MIYRVLLTLIATIFTLQTNAQIGKVLDEIAAIVGDKIILKSFIEEQRIQLLNQRYYSNKDLRCEILEDQLYTKLLTNQAELDSVEVSDKDVETELDRRLAYFMEELGGEQKVEEYFNKTILELKEELRGTIRDQMISQRMQYTITQDITVTPTEIRRYYETIPKDSIPIIPTTFEFQQITKYPKIDELEVLAVKTRLEEFKERISKGENFAALAVLYSADVNTAKRGGEIGYVGRGDLVPEFAAVAFKLQKGEVSRIVKTEYGYHIIQMIDKKGEKINVRHILLTPKIKPEEKVAAYDFLDSVRNLLLADSLNFEDAVAKYTDDKDTKNGGGFILNMKDNSIRFEQTQVHSSIAFAVKDKPEGYITEPFETTDQNNKTVYKIVKIRRKIESHPANLTEDYQYIQEMALNKKREEHIGNWINDKKSTTYIKIGEEYHNCDFQFPWIDSESE